One Actinomyces respiraculi DNA window includes the following coding sequences:
- a CDS encoding tellurium resistance protein TerC: protein MSVTDPVPAGRAAPSLPEGPTAAAQSGAPSRSRRTSDYGTRRGGSKPISPGLADPAWTRLAVAGTVPVLLAATAPLPTWTRLALVVILIPLTAQGWPALLRARHDPGSTAVITLTGVTASVVVAVREDFGSAGVVMALSVLAAFVAQMVRRDGRPDLVEDLSSTVSGNLVVVLGAGWCALEPGVADPSVMVPLALALLVGALLTTLDVSASTLEALTITVPPLVAGVAGAVLAAVGFFGPSHVGAVVALQSGAACLLAGFVAGVLMSAGNRVLWTHRWVPGGRAAITSALVPVLAVGGPVYAIARLMGTFLAG, encoded by the coding sequence GTGAGCGTCACCGATCCTGTCCCCGCGGGCCGCGCCGCCCCCTCCCTCCCGGAGGGTCCGACGGCGGCCGCCCAGTCCGGCGCACCGTCACGCTCACGGCGCACCTCCGACTACGGCACCCGCCGTGGCGGCAGCAAGCCCATCAGCCCGGGCCTGGCCGACCCGGCCTGGACGCGCCTGGCCGTCGCCGGCACCGTCCCCGTCCTTCTCGCCGCCACCGCGCCCCTGCCGACGTGGACGCGCCTGGCGCTCGTCGTCATCCTCATCCCGCTCACCGCCCAGGGCTGGCCCGCCCTGCTGCGCGCCCGCCACGACCCGGGTTCCACCGCCGTCATCACCCTCACCGGGGTCACCGCCTCGGTGGTGGTCGCCGTGCGCGAGGACTTCGGCTCGGCGGGGGTCGTCATGGCACTGAGTGTGCTGGCCGCCTTCGTCGCCCAGATGGTCCGGCGCGACGGGCGCCCCGACCTCGTGGAGGACCTGTCCTCGACGGTCTCGGGCAACCTCGTCGTCGTCTTAGGCGCCGGCTGGTGCGCGCTCGAGCCGGGGGTGGCGGACCCCTCAGTCATGGTGCCCTTGGCGCTGGCCCTGCTTGTGGGCGCCCTACTCACCACCCTGGACGTGTCCGCCTCGACGCTCGAGGCCCTGACCATCACGGTCCCGCCCCTGGTCGCGGGGGTGGCCGGGGCCGTGCTCGCCGCCGTCGGCTTCTTCGGTCCCTCCCACGTGGGCGCCGTCGTCGCCCTGCAGTCCGGTGCCGCCTGCCTGCTCGCGGGCTTCGTCGCCGGGGTCCTCATGTCTGCCGGCAACCGGGTGCTGTGGACACACCGCTGGGTCCCCGGTGGACGCGCCGCGATCACGAGCGCACTCGTGCCGGTGCTCGCCGTCGGCGGACCGGTCTACGCCATCGCGCGCCTCATGGGCACCTTCCTGGCCGGCTGA
- a CDS encoding NUDIX hydrolase, which yields MTDARLSGRRTVLAAGALVWRPCPDGKDSIEVLLVHRPRYDDWSFPKGKLEAGEAPTVCAVREVQEETGIAVRLEQPLKTVRYPLDDGRRKKVHYWVARPVSDGDPSLSARPPVEPASVQEIDDVAWVEVGRARKRLTHDVDRHVLGQLRDLWDDGRLDTWTLVLVRHARAVKRSVWNRPGKRTAEEDEATRPLTRDQGELRADALLPVLAAYGVAVAVTSPWRRCVDTLAPYARAAGITLRQEPAVTEYAHAARPKEARRVVERALRVPDAPLVLCTHRPVLATVMAVVAQHAPGRLLRAVPDQDPWLRTGEIMVIHMARRPRGRVRVVAIEKVRPVLPKGG from the coding sequence GTGACCGACGCACGCCTCTCCGGCCGCAGGACCGTCCTGGCCGCCGGAGCTCTTGTGTGGCGCCCCTGCCCCGACGGCAAGGACAGCATCGAGGTCCTGCTCGTCCACCGGCCCCGCTACGACGACTGGTCCTTCCCCAAGGGCAAGCTCGAGGCGGGGGAGGCTCCGACCGTCTGCGCCGTGCGTGAGGTGCAGGAGGAGACGGGGATCGCCGTCCGCCTGGAGCAGCCCTTGAAGACGGTCCGGTACCCGCTCGACGACGGCAGGCGCAAGAAGGTCCACTACTGGGTGGCTCGCCCGGTGTCCGACGGCGACCCCTCCCTCTCAGCCCGGCCCCCGGTGGAGCCGGCCTCCGTCCAGGAGATCGACGACGTCGCCTGGGTGGAGGTGGGCCGGGCCCGTAAGCGGCTGACTCACGACGTCGACCGGCACGTGCTCGGCCAGCTGCGGGACCTGTGGGACGACGGCAGGCTCGACACGTGGACCCTCGTCCTCGTGCGTCACGCCCGGGCGGTCAAGCGCTCGGTGTGGAACCGCCCGGGCAAACGCACTGCCGAGGAGGACGAGGCGACCCGGCCCCTGACCCGGGACCAGGGTGAGCTGCGGGCGGACGCGCTCTTGCCGGTGCTCGCGGCCTACGGCGTCGCCGTCGCCGTCACCAGCCCGTGGCGGCGCTGCGTCGACACGCTTGCGCCCTATGCCCGCGCGGCCGGCATCACGCTGCGCCAGGAGCCGGCGGTGACCGAGTACGCGCACGCCGCCAGGCCCAAGGAGGCCCGCAGGGTGGTTGAGCGGGCGCTGCGCGTGCCGGACGCGCCCCTGGTCCTGTGCACCCACCGGCCGGTGCTGGCCACCGTCATGGCGGTTGTCGCCCAGCACGCCCCGGGCCGCCTGCTGCGCGCCGTGCCGGACCAGGACCCGTGGCTGCGCACGGGCGAGATCATGGTCATCCACATGGCTCGGCGTCCGCGCGGGCGTGTGCGGGTCGTCGCGATTGAGAAGGTGCGCCCCGTGTTGCCCAAGGGCGGCTGA